A genomic segment from Candidatus Dadabacteria bacterium encodes:
- the thiE gene encoding thiamine phosphate synthase, whose translation MSFDLSGGLYAITDRKLIPEECLARTVEAAIRGGAKVIQLREKGADRSEVVRRGKAVLRITREYGVPLIINDSPEAAKETGADGVHLGGDDAPVGEARKLLGGGAIIGVSCYGDIERGVEAEKQGANYAAFGTPYFTPTKPDRDPTPFEVLREAKRRLKIPVFAIGGITPENVSDVLETGVDGVAVITAIFGVEDTEEAVKEIAGFFEDEA comes from the coding sequence ATGAGTTTTGACCTGAGCGGCGGCCTTTACGCCATAACAGACCGCAAACTGATACCGGAGGAGTGTCTTGCCCGAACCGTTGAGGCGGCGATAAGGGGCGGGGCGAAAGTGATTCAACTGCGCGAAAAGGGCGCGGACAGAAGCGAAGTTGTCCGCAGGGGGAAAGCCGTTTTAAGGATAACGCGCGAATACGGCGTTCCCCTGATAATCAACGACAGCCCCGAAGCGGCGAAAGAAACCGGCGCGGACGGGGTTCATCTCGGCGGGGATGACGCGCCGGTTGGAGAGGCGAGAAAACTGCTCGGCGGCGGCGCGATTATAGGGGTCTCGTGTTACGGCGACATTGAAAGGGGAGTTGAAGCGGAGAAACAGGGCGCAAACTACGCCGCCTTTGGAACGCCGTATTTCACGCCGACAAAACCGGACAGAGATCCGACTCCGTTTGAGGTTCTGCGGGAAGCGAAGCGGAGATTGAAGATTCCCGTTTTCGCAATCGGCGGCATAACGCCGGAGAATGTTTCGGATGTTCTGGAGACCGGAGTGGACGGAGTTGCCGTGATTACGGCGATTTTCGGGGTGGAAGACACCGAAGAAGCGGTAAAAGAGATTGCGGGGTTCTTTGAGGATGAGGCATAA